One region of Streptomyces davaonensis JCM 4913 genomic DNA includes:
- a CDS encoding IclR family transcriptional regulator encodes MALKHEPTAPYHSAQDALRVLETVARHTTGITDAELARHTALNPERLTSLLRMLRREGYVEQVTDGAYVTGEALTRLGSAQDREEALREKLQRTLDRLRDSVGAAVYISRYVDGEVKVTQYADSPDTPAVNEWVDFRVSAHATAVGKSLLTQLDHNGRRDHLSRHKMARLTSRTITSDKLLLSRLEAQPATVPVLDLQEYAVGTVCAAVPITAGSSVGCLALSLPVEHAHRLRQAADALNRNAAPVLLSLAI; translated from the coding sequence GTGGCGCTGAAGCACGAGCCGACCGCGCCGTACCACTCGGCCCAGGACGCCCTGCGCGTCCTGGAGACCGTGGCACGGCACACCACCGGAATCACCGACGCCGAACTCGCCCGGCACACCGCCCTCAACCCGGAGCGCCTGACCAGCCTCCTGAGGATGCTGCGCCGCGAGGGGTACGTCGAGCAGGTCACCGACGGCGCCTATGTCACCGGCGAGGCGCTGACCCGCCTGGGCTCGGCGCAGGACCGGGAGGAGGCCCTGCGCGAGAAACTCCAGCGCACGCTGGACCGGCTGCGCGACTCGGTCGGCGCGGCGGTGTACATCAGCCGGTATGTCGACGGCGAGGTGAAGGTCACGCAGTACGCGGACAGCCCGGACACGCCCGCGGTGAACGAGTGGGTGGACTTCCGGGTGTCCGCGCATGCGACGGCGGTCGGGAAGAGCCTGCTGACCCAGCTCGATCACAACGGTCGACGTGATCACCTCTCGCGGCACAAGATGGCGAGGCTGACCTCGCGCACCATCACCAGCGACAAGCTGCTCCTCTCGCGGCTCGAGGCCCAGCCGGCGACGGTGCCTGTGCTGGACCTCCAGGAGTATGCGGTGGGGACGGTGTGTGCGGCGGTGCCCATTACTGCGGGGTCCTCGGTGGGCTGCCTGGCCCTGTCCCTCCCGGTGGAGCATGCGCATCGGCTGCGGCAGGCGGCGGACGCGCTGAATCGGAATGCGGCGCCTGTACTTCTGTCCTTGGCGATCTAG
- a CDS encoding D-2-hydroxyacid dehydrogenase produces MTLPTLLVLDAEPLPRLGRLTGRARIEHTDEATLAAKLPYADVLLVWDFTSHAVRDAWPGEGPRPRWVHTASAGVDHLMCPELAASDTTVTNARGIFDEPIAEYVAALVLAMAKELPHTLELQGQRTWQHRETRRLKGTRACVVGSGPIGRAIVRTLKALGVICALVGRVPRTGIHGPSDLDRLISRADWVIAAAPLTEQTYGMFDARRFGVMQPSARFINVGRGPLVVEEALVEALTKRWIAGAALDVFAHEPLGPDSPLWELPGLIVSPHMSGDTVGWRDELGAQFVELYERWEAGRALPNVVDKQRGYVPGR; encoded by the coding sequence ATGACCCTCCCCACCCTCCTCGTCCTGGACGCCGAGCCCCTCCCCCGGCTCGGCAGGCTCACCGGACGGGCGCGGATCGAGCACACGGACGAGGCGACGCTGGCGGCGAAGCTGCCGTACGCCGATGTCCTGCTCGTGTGGGACTTCACCTCGCACGCGGTACGGGACGCCTGGCCCGGCGAGGGGCCCCGGCCGCGCTGGGTGCACACCGCCAGCGCCGGGGTCGATCACCTGATGTGTCCTGAACTCGCCGCCTCCGACACCACGGTCACCAACGCGCGCGGCATCTTCGACGAGCCGATCGCCGAGTACGTCGCCGCCCTCGTCCTGGCCATGGCCAAGGAACTGCCGCACACGCTCGAACTCCAGGGGCAGCGGACCTGGCAGCACCGCGAGACACGGCGGCTGAAGGGGACCCGGGCCTGTGTCGTGGGGTCCGGGCCGATCGGGCGGGCGATCGTGCGGACACTGAAGGCGCTCGGCGTGATCTGCGCCCTGGTCGGGCGGGTGCCCCGTACCGGCATCCACGGCCCCTCGGACCTGGACCGGTTGATCTCCCGCGCGGACTGGGTGATCGCCGCCGCGCCGCTCACCGAGCAGACGTACGGCATGTTCGACGCCCGCCGGTTCGGGGTGATGCAGCCCTCGGCGCGGTTCATCAACGTCGGGCGCGGGCCGCTCGTGGTGGAGGAGGCGCTGGTCGAGGCGCTCACCAAGCGGTGGATCGCCGGTGCGGCGCTGGACGTGTTCGCGCACGAACCCCTCGGCCCCGACAGCCCGCTGTGGGAGCTTCCGGGGCTGATCGTGTCACCGCACATGAGCGGGGACACCGTCGGCTGGCGGGATGAACTCGGCGCGCAGTTCGTGGAGTTGTACGAGCGCTGGGAAGCGGGCAGAGCGCTGCCGAACGTGGTCGACAAGCAACGCGGGTATGTCCCAGGACGCTGA
- a CDS encoding maleate cis-trans isomerase family protein produces the protein MDVSFLGGPCPQRGVGVVAPFDFALDRELWRWVPDEVSLHLTRTPYVPVEVSLDLARLVSEHETLCEGVRALIAVSPEVVAYACTSGSFVGGIAGERAMCEAMTRAGAVPSVTTSGALLEALTDLGARRVALVTPYTVSVTRSLQEYVAEAGVRVTGCAFMGLTRHIWKVPYRDVADMARRAVRRGTDCLFISCTNLPTYDVIPQLEAELRIPVISANQVTMWAALRRLGTRAVGPYQALIDPAARSGPALPDVEQQQEGST, from the coding sequence ATGGACGTCTCCTTTCTCGGCGGGCCGTGCCCGCAGCGCGGCGTCGGAGTCGTCGCGCCCTTCGACTTCGCGCTCGACCGGGAGCTGTGGCGCTGGGTCCCGGACGAGGTGTCGCTGCATCTGACGCGGACGCCGTACGTCCCCGTCGAGGTGAGCCTGGACCTGGCCCGGCTGGTGAGCGAGCACGAGACCCTCTGCGAGGGAGTCCGGGCCCTCATCGCGGTGAGCCCCGAGGTGGTGGCCTACGCCTGTACCTCGGGCAGCTTCGTCGGCGGGATCGCGGGCGAGCGGGCGATGTGCGAGGCGATGACGAGGGCGGGCGCGGTGCCTTCGGTGACCACCTCCGGGGCGCTGCTGGAGGCGCTGACCGACCTCGGCGCGCGCCGGGTGGCGCTGGTGACGCCGTACACGGTCTCGGTGACCCGGTCGCTTCAGGAGTACGTGGCCGAGGCGGGCGTCAGGGTGACGGGGTGTGCGTTCATGGGGCTGACGCGGCACATATGGAAGGTGCCGTACCGCGATGTGGCGGACATGGCGCGCAGGGCGGTGCGGCGCGGCACGGACTGCCTGTTCATCAGCTGCACCAACCTGCCGACGTACGACGTGATCCCGCAACTGGAGGCGGAGCTGCGGATACCGGTGATCTCGGCCAACCAGGTGACGATGTGGGCGGCGCTGCGCCGGCTGGGTACCCGGGCGGTGGGACCGTATCAGGCGCTGATCGACCCGGCGGCCCGCTCCGGTCCCGCACTTCCGGACGTGGAACAGCAGCAGGAAGGCTCGACATGA
- a CDS encoding DUF3830 family protein produces MTDRFIEISLVKRDIHCTARLLADRAPLTCAAVWDALPLGGDVYHAKYARNEIYALFPPFADTEPPLENPTVTPIPGDLCYFAFAGAELGTRAYGYDREVRPGTTLVDLALFYERNNLLLNGDVGWVPGTVWGEVVEGLPRMAEACNDLWRTGAAGETLSFRRST; encoded by the coding sequence ATGACTGACCGGTTCATCGAGATCTCGCTCGTGAAGCGGGACATCCACTGCACGGCCAGGCTGCTTGCCGACCGCGCACCGCTGACCTGCGCGGCCGTCTGGGACGCCCTCCCGCTCGGCGGCGACGTCTACCACGCCAAATACGCCCGCAACGAGATCTACGCCCTCTTCCCGCCCTTCGCGGACACCGAGCCGCCCCTGGAGAACCCGACCGTCACCCCCATCCCCGGTGACCTGTGCTACTTCGCCTTCGCGGGTGCAGAGCTGGGCACCAGGGCCTACGGCTACGACCGCGAGGTCCGCCCCGGCACCACCCTGGTCGACCTCGCCCTGTTCTACGAGCGCAACAACCTGCTGCTCAACGGCGATGTCGGCTGGGTGCCGGGGACGGTCTGGGGCGAGGTCGTGGAGGGGCTCCCCCGGATGGCCGAAGCCTGTAACGACCTCTGGCGCACCGGGGCGGCGGGCGAGACGCTCAGCTTCCGTCGTTCGACATGA
- the ehuC gene encoding ectoine/hydroxyectoine ABC transporter permease subunit EhuC, translating to MTSGLWELVLKGVWVTIQLLVLSALLATAVSFVAGIARTHRLWIVRFLAGFYTEVFRGTSALVMIFWVFFVLPPAFGWQLVPLWAGTLALGLTYGAYGSEIVRGALNAVDPAQKEGGIALSFTPWQRMRLILLPQAVPEMIPPFSNLLIELLKGTALVSVMGMGDLAFSGNLVRLALQESAEIYTYILLIYFVIAFALTRVMRGLEKQLKAGVGKRPEKKVVVAEPVGGGVS from the coding sequence ATGACTTCTGGACTGTGGGAACTGGTACTCAAAGGCGTCTGGGTCACGATCCAGCTCCTGGTGCTCAGCGCGCTGCTGGCCACGGCCGTCTCCTTCGTGGCCGGCATCGCCCGCACCCACCGGCTGTGGATCGTGCGCTTCCTCGCGGGCTTCTACACCGAGGTGTTCCGCGGGACCTCGGCGCTGGTGATGATCTTCTGGGTGTTCTTCGTGCTGCCGCCCGCCTTCGGCTGGCAGCTCGTCCCCCTGTGGGCGGGCACGCTCGCCCTCGGCCTCACCTACGGCGCCTACGGCTCGGAGATCGTGCGCGGCGCGCTGAACGCGGTCGACCCGGCGCAGAAGGAGGGCGGCATCGCGCTCAGCTTCACGCCCTGGCAGCGGATGCGGCTGATCCTGCTGCCGCAGGCGGTGCCTGAGATGATCCCGCCCTTCTCCAACCTGCTGATCGAGCTGCTCAAGGGCACCGCGCTGGTGTCGGTCATGGGCATGGGCGACCTCGCCTTCAGCGGCAACCTGGTGCGCCTCGCCCTCCAGGAGAGCGCCGAGATCTACACGTACATCCTGCTGATCTACTTCGTGATCGCCTTCGCCCTGACCCGGGTGATGCGCGGCCTGGAGAAGCAGCTGAAGGCCGGGGTCGGCAAGCGCCCGGAGAAGAAAGTCGTCGTTGCCGAGCCGGTGGGCGGTGGTGTGTCGTGA
- the ehuB gene encoding ectoine/hydroxyectoine ABC transporter substrate-binding protein EhuB: MSPPLEHGEHTSGTTRRSLLAGVAALGALGAAGCSRVATASTEDGGDLLERLRAAGVVRLGIAGEIPFGYIDKNGELTGEAPELAEVIFKRLGVDRVQPVPTEFGSLIPGLNSQQFDVVAAGMYVNPERCEQVIFADPDYQMLDAFIVRKGNPKGLRNYQDVVEKKAKFATGTGYAEIQYAVDAGYAEGDILIVPDQVAGLNAVEAGRVDVFAGTALTVREVVKKSGRTESTEPFKPLVEGEPHVDGGAFAFRPTETNLRDAFNVELRKLKQSGELLRILKPFGFTEAEMTDLTAKELCGG, encoded by the coding sequence ATGTCCCCACCACTGGAACATGGCGAACACACATCCGGAACCACCCGCCGATCGCTGCTCGCGGGGGTGGCGGCGCTCGGCGCGCTGGGCGCGGCCGGCTGCTCGCGGGTGGCCACCGCCTCCACCGAGGACGGCGGTGACCTGCTGGAACGGCTGCGGGCCGCGGGCGTCGTACGGCTCGGGATCGCGGGCGAGATCCCGTTCGGCTACATCGACAAGAACGGCGAGCTGACCGGCGAGGCGCCCGAGCTGGCAGAGGTGATCTTCAAACGGCTCGGGGTGGACAGGGTCCAGCCGGTGCCGACCGAGTTCGGCTCGCTGATCCCCGGGCTCAACTCGCAGCAGTTCGACGTCGTAGCGGCCGGGATGTACGTCAATCCCGAGCGCTGCGAGCAGGTCATCTTCGCCGATCCCGACTACCAGATGCTCGACGCGTTCATCGTGCGCAAGGGGAACCCCAAGGGGCTGCGCAACTACCAGGACGTCGTGGAGAAGAAGGCGAAGTTCGCGACCGGGACCGGGTACGCGGAGATCCAGTACGCCGTCGATGCCGGGTACGCCGAGGGCGACATCCTCATCGTGCCGGACCAGGTCGCGGGGCTGAACGCCGTGGAGGCGGGCCGGGTCGACGTGTTCGCGGGGACCGCGCTGACCGTCCGCGAGGTGGTGAAGAAGTCCGGCAGGACCGAGTCGACCGAGCCGTTCAAGCCACTCGTGGAGGGCGAACCGCATGTCGACGGCGGCGCCTTCGCGTTCCGGCCGACCGAGACGAACCTCCGGGACGCCTTCAACGTCGAGCTGCGCAAGCTGAAGCAGAGCGGCGAACTCCTGCGCATTCTCAAGCCGTTCGGCTTCACCGAGGCCGAGATGACGGATCTGACCGCGAAGGAGCTGTGCGGCGGATGA
- a CDS encoding LLM class flavin-dependent oxidoreductase yields the protein MAADEIRGAINGTAPVPLSVLDLVTVGSGSTASDALRTSVELARLTEARGFHRYWVAEHHSMPGVASSSPAVILAHLAAHTDRIRLGSGGVMLPNHAPLVIAEQFGTLEALAPGRVDLGLGRAPGTDGATAAALRRTESLNEGADDFPQQLAELTRFLDDDFPDGHPYRRIHAVPGPVQATAPGGVQSPHRPPIWLLGSSGFSARLAGALGLPFAFAHHFSAQNTIPALDLYRESFQPSEVLAAPYALIGVSALATDDEKEAARQVRATGLNMVRLRTGRPGLFPTPEEAEAHPLSAMEEEFIASWGANIVHGTADEVRSGLDDLQKRTGADELMLTSHAHRGELRLRSYELIANAYDLPTAA from the coding sequence ATGGCGGCAGATGAGATCCGGGGCGCGATAAACGGTACCGCCCCTGTCCCGCTCTCCGTACTCGATCTGGTCACCGTCGGATCCGGCAGTACCGCCAGTGACGCCCTGCGGACCAGTGTCGAGCTCGCGCGGCTGACGGAGGCCCGAGGGTTCCACCGGTACTGGGTCGCCGAGCACCACTCCATGCCAGGCGTGGCCTCGTCCTCCCCGGCCGTGATCCTCGCCCACCTCGCCGCCCACACCGACCGCATCCGCCTCGGCTCGGGCGGAGTGATGCTCCCCAACCACGCCCCGCTGGTCATCGCGGAGCAGTTCGGCACCCTGGAGGCCCTCGCCCCAGGACGGGTCGACCTCGGCCTCGGCCGGGCGCCCGGCACGGACGGTGCCACCGCCGCCGCGCTGCGCCGCACCGAGAGCCTCAACGAGGGCGCCGACGACTTCCCCCAGCAGCTCGCGGAGCTCACCCGCTTCCTCGACGACGACTTCCCCGACGGCCACCCCTACCGCCGGATTCACGCCGTACCGGGCCCGGTCCAGGCGACAGCCCCCGGCGGCGTCCAGTCACCGCACCGCCCGCCCATCTGGCTCCTCGGCTCCTCCGGCTTCAGCGCCCGCCTGGCCGGCGCGCTGGGCCTGCCCTTCGCCTTCGCGCACCACTTCTCCGCGCAGAACACCATCCCGGCGCTCGACCTGTACCGCGAGTCCTTCCAGCCCTCCGAGGTGCTGGCCGCGCCGTACGCCCTCATCGGCGTCTCCGCCCTGGCCACCGACGACGAGAAGGAAGCCGCGCGCCAGGTCCGGGCCACCGGCCTGAACATGGTGCGGCTGCGCACCGGCCGCCCCGGACTCTTCCCCACCCCCGAAGAGGCCGAGGCCCATCCGCTCAGCGCCATGGAGGAGGAGTTCATCGCCTCCTGGGGCGCCAACATCGTCCACGGCACCGCCGACGAGGTCCGCTCCGGCCTCGACGACCTCCAAAAGCGCACCGGCGCCGACGAGTTGATGCTCACATCCCATGCCCACCGGGGCGAACTGCGGCTGCGTTCCTACGAACTCATCGCCAACGCCTACGACTTGCCGACCGCCGCCTGA
- the ehuA gene encoding ectoine/hydroxyectoine ABC transporter ATP-binding protein EhuA — protein sequence MKPSPDMNEPADKRSDGKLIRLDQVTKRFGDHTVLDHLDFSVEAGKHVTLIGPSGSGKTTILRLLMTLTKPDEGTITVDGRQLFPAPEKQVREVRKKIGMVFQQFNLFPNMTVLRNITEAPVTVLGLSKDAAEERARELLELVGLTDHIDKHPSQLSGGQQQRVAIARALAMRPQVLLLDEVTSALDPELVAGVLDVLRDIARSTDITMLCVTHEMNFARDISDQVLMFDSGRVIEAGSPEKIFSEPEHDRTREFLSAVL from the coding sequence ATGAAGCCCAGTCCCGACATGAACGAGCCCGCCGACAAGCGCTCCGACGGCAAGCTGATCCGGCTGGATCAGGTCACCAAGCGGTTCGGCGACCACACGGTCCTGGACCACCTCGACTTCTCCGTCGAGGCCGGCAAGCACGTCACCCTGATCGGTCCGTCCGGCTCGGGCAAGACCACGATCCTGCGGCTGCTGATGACCCTGACCAAGCCCGACGAGGGCACGATCACCGTCGACGGCCGGCAACTGTTCCCGGCACCGGAGAAGCAGGTCCGCGAGGTCCGCAAGAAGATCGGGATGGTGTTCCAGCAGTTCAACCTGTTCCCGAACATGACGGTCCTCAGAAACATCACCGAGGCCCCGGTCACCGTGCTCGGCCTGTCCAAGGACGCCGCCGAGGAGCGGGCCCGGGAGCTGCTGGAGCTGGTCGGCCTCACCGACCACATCGACAAGCACCCCTCGCAGCTCTCCGGCGGCCAGCAGCAGCGGGTGGCCATCGCGCGCGCCCTGGCGATGCGTCCCCAGGTGCTCCTGCTGGACGAGGTCACCTCGGCACTCGACCCGGAACTCGTCGCGGGCGTCCTCGACGTCCTCAGGGACATCGCCCGCTCCACCGACATCACGATGCTCTGTGTGACCCACGAGATGAACTTCGCCCGGGACATCTCCGACCAGGTCCTGATGTTCGACTCCGGCCGGGTCATCGAGGCGGGCTCCCCGGAGAAGATCTTCAGCGAGCCCGAGCACGACCGGACCCGGGAATTTCTCAGCGCGGTGCTGTGA
- a CDS encoding amidase: MTDLTGLTAVQLLDGYRTGAFSPVEATRAALERAELIQPEVNAFVRITAEQALAQARESAERWRRGEPAGLVDGVPVTVKDILLMRGAPTLKGSRTLSEKGSWQEDAPSVARLRAHGAVFLGKTTTPEFGWKGVTDSPLTGVTRHPLDPTRTAGGSSGGAAAAVALGAGPLALGTDGGGSVRIPAAFCGIFALKPTYGRVPLYPASAFGTLSHVGPMTRDAADAALMLEVIGVPDSRDWSALGPAAGSFVDALAHDGGVRGLRVAYSPSLGGQVAVRPAVASAVRRAVERLAGLGAYVEETDPDLTDPVDAFHTLWFSGAARVTQHLGPHERELLDPGLREISALGARYSALDYLAAVDVRMELGRRMGRFHDSYDLLVTPTLPITAFEAGAEVPKGSGHRRWTGWTPFTYPFNMTQQPAATVPVGTDGDGLPVGLQIVAARHRDDLVLRAAHALMSNDGS, encoded by the coding sequence ATGACCGACCTGACCGGACTGACCGCCGTACAACTCCTCGACGGCTACCGCACGGGCGCCTTCAGCCCGGTGGAGGCCACCCGCGCGGCGCTGGAGCGGGCCGAGTTGATCCAGCCGGAGGTGAACGCCTTCGTGCGGATCACCGCGGAGCAGGCGCTGGCGCAGGCCCGGGAGTCGGCCGAGCGGTGGCGGCGCGGGGAGCCGGCGGGGTTGGTCGACGGGGTGCCGGTCACCGTGAAGGACATCCTGCTGATGCGCGGGGCGCCCACCCTCAAGGGGTCCAGGACCCTGTCGGAGAAGGGAAGTTGGCAGGAGGACGCACCCTCCGTCGCCCGGCTGCGTGCGCACGGTGCCGTCTTCCTCGGCAAGACCACCACCCCGGAGTTCGGCTGGAAGGGCGTCACCGACTCGCCCCTGACCGGTGTCACCCGGCACCCGCTGGACCCGACGCGCACGGCGGGCGGTTCCAGCGGGGGCGCCGCCGCGGCCGTGGCGCTCGGCGCGGGCCCGCTCGCGCTCGGCACGGACGGCGGCGGCAGCGTCCGTATCCCGGCCGCCTTCTGCGGGATCTTCGCGCTGAAGCCGACGTACGGACGGGTGCCGCTGTATCCGGCGAGCGCGTTCGGGACGCTGTCGCATGTCGGCCCGATGACCCGGGACGCGGCGGACGCGGCCCTGATGCTGGAGGTGATCGGCGTTCCCGACTCCCGGGACTGGTCGGCGCTCGGCCCGGCCGCCGGGTCCTTCGTCGACGCGCTCGCACACGACGGCGGGGTGCGCGGGCTGCGGGTGGCGTACTCGCCCTCGCTCGGCGGCCAGGTGGCGGTGCGCCCGGCCGTCGCCTCCGCGGTACGGCGGGCGGTGGAGCGGCTCGCCGGGCTCGGCGCGTACGTCGAGGAGACCGACCCCGACCTCACCGACCCGGTGGACGCCTTCCACACCCTGTGGTTCAGCGGCGCGGCCCGGGTGACCCAGCATCTCGGGCCGCACGAGCGGGAGTTGCTCGACCCCGGACTGCGCGAGATCAGCGCGCTCGGCGCCCGGTACAGCGCCCTGGACTATCTGGCCGCCGTCGACGTCCGGATGGAACTCGGGCGCCGGATGGGCCGCTTCCACGACTCCTACGACCTGCTCGTCACGCCCACCCTGCCGATCACGGCGTTCGAGGCGGGCGCCGAGGTGCCCAAGGGCTCCGGGCACCGCCGCTGGACGGGGTGGACGCCCTTCACGTACCCCTTCAACATGACCCAGCAGCCCGCCGCCACCGTCCCCGTCGGCACGGACGGCGACGGACTGCCGGTGGGCCTTCAGATCGTGGCCGCCCGGCACCGGGACGATCTGGTGCTCAGGGCGGCGCACGCGCTCATGTCGAACGACGGAAGCTGA
- a CDS encoding maleate cis-trans isomerase family protein — MTALGLLYPGHSAEDDYPRIEQLLGSDIRVDVVHTDIGEDAHRVDALKEMGSPERLAAGVEQLRLTGAESVVWACTSGSFVYGWEGAHDQVRALARTAGMPASSTSFAFVHAAAELGVRRVAVGATYPDDVADLFASFLGAGGVEVVSVRGSGVITAAEVGEWTEEDVLTLARQADTPTAEALLLPDTALHTAALIPTLEKELSKPVLTANQVTVWEALRLTDRRVNAPALGALFTREPIVQV, encoded by the coding sequence ATGACAGCACTCGGACTCCTCTACCCGGGCCACTCCGCCGAGGACGACTATCCACGCATCGAGCAGCTCCTGGGCAGCGACATCCGGGTGGACGTGGTGCACACGGACATCGGCGAGGACGCGCACCGGGTGGACGCGCTGAAGGAGATGGGCTCCCCCGAGCGCCTGGCGGCGGGCGTCGAACAACTCCGCCTGACCGGCGCCGAGTCCGTGGTCTGGGCCTGCACCAGCGGCAGCTTCGTGTACGGCTGGGAGGGCGCCCACGACCAGGTACGCGCCCTGGCCCGCACGGCAGGCATGCCGGCCTCCTCGACGTCCTTCGCCTTCGTCCACGCGGCGGCAGAACTGGGCGTACGCCGAGTGGCGGTGGGCGCGACCTACCCCGACGACGTGGCGGACCTGTTCGCGTCCTTCCTGGGCGCGGGCGGCGTGGAGGTGGTCTCGGTGCGGGGCTCCGGCGTCATCACGGCGGCGGAGGTGGGGGAGTGGACCGAGGAGGACGTCCTGACCCTGGCCCGCCAGGCGGACACCCCGACGGCTGAGGCGCTCCTCCTCCCGGACACAGCCCTGCACACGGCGGCCCTGATCCCCACCCTGGAGAAGGAGCTCTCAAAGCCGGTCCTCACGGCAAACCAGGTAACGGTCTGGGAGGCCCTACGCCTGACGGACCGCAGGGTGAACGCTCCGGCACTGGGGGCACTGTTCACGAGGGAGCCGATCGTGCAGGTGTAA
- the ehuD gene encoding ectoine/hydroxyectoine ABC transporter permease subunit EhuD, which produces MKWDWGAVSDFMPQFWDGLLVTLQALALGSLISFALGLVWALLMRVPSRWVTWPVGVVTEFVRNTPLLVQLFFLFYVLPEWGVTFSALTTGVFAIGLHYSTYTMQVYRAGIEAVPVGQWEAATALNLPLTRTWTAVILPQAIRRVVPALGNYVIAMLKDTPMLMAITVLDMLGEARLFAQEQFQFTEPLTVIGVAFIVISYLASLLLRALERRLVH; this is translated from the coding sequence GTGAAGTGGGACTGGGGAGCGGTTTCGGACTTCATGCCGCAGTTCTGGGACGGACTGCTGGTCACCCTTCAGGCGCTGGCGCTCGGCTCGTTGATCTCCTTCGCGCTGGGCCTGGTGTGGGCGCTGCTGATGCGGGTGCCGAGCCGCTGGGTGACCTGGCCGGTCGGTGTGGTCACCGAGTTCGTGCGCAACACCCCGCTGCTGGTGCAGCTGTTCTTCCTCTTCTACGTGCTGCCCGAGTGGGGTGTCACCTTCTCCGCGCTGACCACCGGTGTCTTCGCGATCGGGCTGCACTACTCGACGTACACGATGCAGGTCTACCGGGCCGGCATCGAGGCGGTGCCGGTCGGCCAGTGGGAGGCCGCGACGGCGCTCAACCTGCCGCTCACCCGGACCTGGACCGCGGTGATCCTGCCGCAGGCGATCCGGCGCGTCGTACCGGCGCTCGGCAACTACGTGATCGCGATGCTCAAGGACACGCCGATGCTGATGGCGATCACCGTGCTCGACATGCTCGGCGAGGCGCGGCTGTTCGCCCAGGAGCAGTTCCAGTTCACCGAGCCGCTGACGGTGATCGGCGTGGCCTTCATCGTCATTTCCTATCTGGCCTCCCTTCTTCTGCGAGCCCTGGAGCGACGCCTTGTCCACTGA